CTAGTGTGCTGGCCTGGTTCAGACTGCCTCTGCACCTGCTGGCCTGCATAGGGCTGCTGGCGCTTCATGGGGAGATATCAGGAACGGGCAGCGGGGAGGAGGGTACCGGTACCAGACACATGTTTGCAGGCTGTGCAGTTATGATGCTGGCCGCTTTGATGGCTGTAGTCAGTCTGTTCACTCTGGGCAGAAATGACACGGAACTGAGGCTAGAGACGGAAGGAAGTAGAGACGAGGGGGATATGTACTGAAGAGATAAACAACATTAAATCATGCTTGACTGGTTTTGAATGCAAcatgccctttttttttggtgcggCTAAAATTAGAATGTGTGGTGGTCATTATTTTAAAGTTTGAAGCCAAATACATGACTCAAGGAAATCTTAAGTCCAAAAGAGGGGTGGGGGTTATTCGGCAACAACTCGgataaatttaatttaattttttatatGTTAGCGTGTTGCTTCTTAGTTGTTGTGTTATTTGGGGGGGAGAGACTTTTACCTGTCTGTGTACAGCAACATATCAACCGTCAATTGTCAAGTAAACCAAACGGCTGTATCAAACTATTCCACTACCAAACTGTGTGCAGATGTACTGTGTGTTCCACACAATATGATTAATTCAACTTGTATGGCCACGGGGATCAGTAGTATTGGACGATGCATCTTATGTTGAAAATGACATACGTGAAAAGAGTTTGACAATGTTGTTAATAAATATAAGCTCATGAGCTTGTATGAATGCTGAATCTGAACGTCTATTCTTGCAATACCtctgcatgttttatttttgtgcgTCATTTAATTTCAAAGAGAAATCCGTTGGTTTTACTTTGAATGCTTCTTCTGCCTCATCTTTGGGATATTTTCTCATTATCTGTGATCtttacacatttaaataaaccgtacatttatatttctgatctaactaatatatatttttgccacGTTGAAGTTTCAATAATATATTTTGGGTTTCCAAATAATCTAAAATATTGCCATATCAAATATCTTTTCGTAAAGGAAAAATATATTAGTAAAAGTATAGGAGTAAATACTGTTCAAGCCGATTGAAGTTACTTTTTGTTCCAAATGCAGTTGTATtccaaatgaacacacactttTAACACATGTGTTCTGCATCAATAGTTTAAAACATCTAAGAATGCTGTTTTTTGGTTAACTGAAACCAGCCTCCTGTGTTTTAGTTAATTGAAATGCATGACTAATGTTCTTTAAAATAGAATATGAAATATGGTTAACAGTAAAACCTAAGAGCTGGATGTACAACCTGGCTCATGAATCATTATATCAGTGGGACTCTTACATTTCCACCCATAACTATTTTTCCTATGTACTGccaagcatcttttttttttttttcttccaatggTGCAGATTCACCTAGACGATGCTAGAACGTCCCTCCGTGGGTGAGGGAGGGGTATCTGCACGAGTTTTAACTGCGTTGTTTCGGAATTACGTCACTAAATCGTCAGAAGGTGCCCAGTCACAGCAAGCAGGAGCCGCACTGTCAACCGGAGGTCCTTTCACACCGCTCCAGACTCTGAAAGAACGACATCGATAACAAAAGAGGCAGCAGATCCTCACCGAGCAGCTGTCACACGGAACAAGGACGCCACAGCCATCATGACACAGGGCAAGGTATGTGTCGCCTCAAATGTCATTTAGTTCGTGTTTTCTTTCAAGCAGAAGGCGGATAGATGATTACATAACAGTGAGTTGATGAGCATGTCTCCATCCCTGTAGTCCACTCACTGTTGTGAAAACGCTTAATggcaatttagtttttttttttccacttgcgCCTATCATATTAAGTCATTTGAATGAATTACCAAAACTTGGTTAGTGGATTTTAGTAACTGGTTTGGTGCCCCGCAGTAAATTAGAATTTCTAGCCACAAAATAACATCTGTTACATAAggtgttatatatttttttatcagtGCGTCTCCGTTCATTTCAAAGCGGTTGAGCGAAACGCGAATGAATGAAATGCGTCACAGGATGTTTTACCATGtgcgtcaccatgacaacccaTTTCTCTCCCTTTATCGCTCCAGGGAAAAGCTGCTGTCTCCGAGTCCGTTTGTGAGTGTTAAAACAGTGCTGAGGAGTTATAGATACTTTCAGGTTTTCAAACGTCGCAGGGGAACAGTGAATGAATTTATAACGTGAACCCGATGCTGTGATCGCCTGAATAACGTGACCTGAGACAAGAAAGCAGGGCTCATCTACTATGCGACGCTCCTGCATGACGACACGATTCGTGacagcctgtcaatcaaactcctCTTGCAGGATATATCAGCACTTAAGGGCtaaaagatcattttatttaaaattgaaAGTTACATTTATGGATGAACCAGCTGATATATGTAGATTAAAAGCAGTTGGATCTGGCTTCAGTTTAGGTTTCAGATTAACTAGTTGAGctaactttttttcatttctaataTGGAGCAGCTTGTGCATTATGACTCACTTGTAACCATCCTAAGTAGTATGGATTCTACAGTGTGACATTTTGCATGataaaaatgtgtattatttCAATGAGTGTGTATTATATCAAACTGATTACCAAGGTGCTTTGGTAACATTTCACCATCTTTCATTACCCTCCCcttaaatgtgactaaatatATAACAACTTCTTTTGTCTTGCTGTGTTTCTGTGGCAGCTGTCACTTGCAAACAAGGATTCCAACGTCTCCTCCAGTGTAGAAGCTTTAGTGTCCCCAACTCCTCCCAGCTATGAGGAAGCCACTGCAGGTAtgtcaatatacagtatatgatcACAAAGTCATTGTCTTTAACAAATGCATTTGGTTATGTTCTCTTGGGACAGTATGGCACTCTTATGGATACCTTTAGCCTATTGAGTATATGTCAGATGTACATCTTTACCACCAAAAATTCTTAAATGAACGTGTTCTCCAGGCACCAGTGCTCCTTACAACGATGTTGAGATGCTGACAGAATTCAGCTGGGATGATCGCAACATCAGGAGGATCTTCATCCGTAAGGTATCAAAAAGCTTTATTGATAATTTACCACTAATAAATATTGATCTAAGTGCCTGCTCAACACATACCATTACACATACAATATTTTTATAATCTTTTCTTTTAGGTATACGCCATTTTGATGATCCAGCTTCTGGTGACTCTTGCGATTGTGGCGATTTTCACATTTTGGTGAGTGTAATAAACTAAAGTCTTTCCCATCGTCTTTCATGTGTAACAACATTTAACAAGTAATTCTGGGTAAATTATGACCTTTAGTGACCCCGTGAAAAACTACATCCAATCCAACCCTGGCTGGTACTGGGCCTCTTAGTAAGTAACTGTTTGAGTCAGGCTCAATACTCAATACTCTATACTTTTTTGTTCATGCTACTGCCATCTTAATACATATTGAActatttttctgttcttttccaGTGCTGTATTCTTCGTCACATATCTGACCCTATCATGCTGCGCTGCACCGAGGTAAGTTGAAACGTTTGAAAATACAAtgcacatcaacaacaacaacgacaacaaacaGTGTTGGGATACCAAACTGACTCTACTCACTCCTACAGGAGACAGTTTCCATGGAATCTAATTCTGCTCGCCATCTTTGTAAGTACGGCAAATATGACGTGCTTTTCATGGATATTTGCGTCGTTTATTAGCAGTATTTTCAAAACAATTTATAGATTCATAGATTAACACTAATTTTCGCTACGTAACTTTCACTTGACAAATGAGTTTAAATTCTCATTATAAAATGATCTATAACTAATTtatgaatgtattttattacaaGTGCCTGCACTATGAGTTTTATGTCTTGTGTTACAGACCCTTTCCCTCTCGTACATGACAGGGATGTTGTCCAGGTACACATTCATATTTGCTCACAGTTTTATGTCACTATCTTATGTTACTTAGCATTGTGTCTTTATGCTTTTAGACTTTCTCCTCAGCCTGCATGATGACATTTGCTTCCAGATAAAAAGGctgatttgtattttattttttacagtataTGAGGTTTTATGTGTGGCCAGTTGTTTCGTATTCTGTTTAATATGTATGAAACATATTCAGTAAATTGTATGtgcgtgtttccttttttttaatagcttcTATAACACCAAGTCAGTGGTGATGTGTCTGGGCATCACAGCAGCAGTCTGTCTCTTGGTCACAGTCTTCAGCTTTCAAACCAAGGTTGGAAAAATACAATGTTGCTTTACTGTACTTC
This sequence is a window from Pungitius pungitius chromosome 1, fPunPun2.1, whole genome shotgun sequence. Protein-coding genes within it:
- the LOC119223299 gene encoding protein lifeguard 2-like isoform X2, whose protein sequence is MTQGKLSLANKDSNVSSSVEALVSPTPPSYEEATAGTSAPYNDVEMLTEFSWDDRNIRRIFIRKVYAILMIQLLVTLAIVAIFTFCDPVKNYIQSNPGWYWASYAVFFVTYLTLSCCAAPRRQFPWNLILLAIFTLSLSYMTGMLSSFYNTKSVVMCLGITAAVCLLVTVFSFQTKFDVTSYQGVLFVFCMVMFVSGVVLALVLPYQYVPWLDATYAALGAILFTMFLAFDTQLLMGNKRYAMSPEEYVFAALNIYLDIIYIFSFFLQIFGSKRD
- the LOC119223299 gene encoding protein lifeguard 2-like isoform X1; the encoded protein is MNEMRHRMFYHVRHHDNPFLSLYRSREKLLSPSPFLSLANKDSNVSSSVEALVSPTPPSYEEATAGTSAPYNDVEMLTEFSWDDRNIRRIFIRKVYAILMIQLLVTLAIVAIFTFCDPVKNYIQSNPGWYWASYAVFFVTYLTLSCCAAPRRQFPWNLILLAIFTLSLSYMTGMLSSFYNTKSVVMCLGITAAVCLLVTVFSFQTKFDVTSYQGVLFVFCMVMFVSGVVLALVLPYQYVPWLDATYAALGAILFTMFLAFDTQLLMGNKRYAMSPEEYVFAALNIYLDIIYIFSFFLQIFGSKRD